The genomic segment GTTCTTTGACTTCCTCATCATCCAGGAGATTCCAGATGATCCGGCCATGATCGTCACCAAGCGCCAGCATCAGGGCTGCGGCCCTGTCGCTGGAACTCATATCGCTGAGACGTGATATTTTTCCTTTACTCACTCAATTCACCTGACCAGTTGTGGTTACCATTACTGTGATGGCGGTTCTTGTAGGGTACGGATTCAGAGTTAATTTCCAGAAACTATTCATAAAGTATCTATTCATAGAGCCAGCTTCTGATAACGGCGGCAGATTCGTCGGGGTATTTTTCAACCAGCTCTCCAACTTTTTTAAGAGCCGTTGCCTGAATTTTTCCTTCGACGGAGGCGATATCAATGGCCGACTCAATCCCCTGTTTTTCAGCCACTTCCCGGGCCGTGAGCGTGCGACCGCTTTCATCTGTCGGGATCACCACCTGTTCCCCTTCGCGAGTGACAATGGCCTTACCCTGTTGCGGGGGGGCTAGGGCTTGCTGTTGTTGCTGGCCTTCTTCACCTGGCAACTGGGGATACTGTCCGCCTTGGGCCCCTTGAAGAGCCAATTGTCCGGTGCCTCCTTCGTCAGGTCCCATCATATAGGAAATCAGGGGACGCAGGCCAAAAAAGGTAACAGCCAGGAAGGCAATCAGCAAAACCCCGAGCTCTACAAGCCACAGAATGTCGCCTTTGTCAAAATTGAACAATCCTTCTTCAACCAGGTCATCGCCATAGTCCACTTCGGCAAACTGCATGTTTACCACACTGACCGTATCGCCGCGGTCCTCATCGAAACCAATAGCGGACTTAACCAGATTTTCCAGTTGCGCCAACTCTTCGGGACTCCGCGGCTGGTACAAGGGCGGCGTGCCTTCCCCCTGATCCACATAGGTCCCGTCTACCAGAACGGCTACGGAAACCCGTTTGACCGTACCCGCTTCATGAATTTGCGTGCGGATGGTTTTGGAAATTTTGTAGTTAATGGTTTCTTCGGTGGTGCTGCCGGACGACTGGTTAAGCACAGTCGGACCGCCGGCGGTTGCTTCCTGATCCGGCAGGTTGTTGGCCACGGAAACCTGGGTTTCCTCGGCATTTTCCTGATCCCTTGTGGTGGATTCGCGGATTTGTGAGGATAGAACCACCTGGCCGTCAGGATCGTATATTTCAGAATTGCTGGTGACCCGGTTCAGGTCAAGTTCTGCCGTCACTTCTGCCCGCACTTTCCCCAGGCCCACTGTCTTTTCAAGCAGAGTCTCGATCTGACTGCGCAGGCGGTTCTCCATAGCGATTTTCTTTTCCTCCAGGGAGGTGGCCAGAATGCCGGTGCTGTCTTCCGCTGAGCCGCGGGCCAGAAGAGAGCCTTTCTGGTCAACAATGGAAATACGTTCCGGCTGCAAATCCGGTACTGCTGCAGCGACCAGATTCTGAATG from the Luteithermobacter gelatinilyticus genome contains:
- the fliF gene encoding flagellar basal-body MS-ring/collar protein FliF; protein product: MNSLAVFFKTLGPARLAAMGTVAAIIIGFFIYITVRLSTPNMGLLFSGLDLADADRIVQQLESQSIPYKIAGDGSTILVPEDQVYRLRMMVHAQGLTGGGSLGYEIFDRTDSLGTTSFVQNINRLRALEGELSRTIQSMERVASARVHLVMPERRLFSNESREATASILVKTRNGRLSRDQVMAIQNLVAAAVPDLQPERISIVDQKGSLLARGSAEDSTGILATSLEEKKIAMENRLRSQIETLLEKTVGLGKVRAEVTAELDLNRVTSNSEIYDPDGQVVLSSQIRESTTRDQENAEETQVSVANNLPDQEATAGGPTVLNQSSGSTTEETINYKISKTIRTQIHEAGTVKRVSVAVLVDGTYVDQGEGTPPLYQPRSPEELAQLENLVKSAIGFDEDRGDTVSVVNMQFAEVDYGDDLVEEGLFNFDKGDILWLVELGVLLIAFLAVTFFGLRPLISYMMGPDEGGTGQLALQGAQGGQYPQLPGEEGQQQQQALAPPQQGKAIVTREGEQVVIPTDESGRTLTAREVAEKQGIESAIDIASVEGKIQATALKKVGELVEKYPDESAAVIRSWLYE